The following proteins come from a genomic window of Acetivibrio cellulolyticus CD2:
- a CDS encoding DDE-type integrase/transposase/recombinase, producing the protein MNSIIIYLLSYNQYLLKQISLLILFIAKYIPLKQWAFDDSHSPEYQKFKVDKLPKIFITEKIDYQFLLAYYQHKYGIIVGPVKRRSQAFFSETIVCPRCGAPHQYLYKNNGSKGQFYCKVCDERFNETNIYNRPLALRCPYCGHILVAKKDRKHFRIHKCTNTKCSYYQRNLSKLPKDLKAADKNKYKLHYLYREFTIDFFKMDLHELPKSAINFSFKKFNPHIMGLCLTYHVNLKLSTRQTSHALKEIHGIDISHTMVANYAMTAAAVIKPFTDTFDYKPSTILSADETYIKVKGIKHYVWIIMDACKKSILGYQVSDNRAVGPCILAMRMAFEKFKTFPGKALKFIADGYSAYPLASQQCNLQSNWDFDVTQVIGLTNDDAVSTEFRWVKQVVERLNRTFKYSYRVTCGYGCENGALYGVSLWVAYYNFLRPHPYNYWKPLNELDAFKDAGNMPAKWQVLIYLGQKTILEMQKSQVD; encoded by the coding sequence GTGAACTCAATTATAATTTATTTACTATCATATAATCAATACCTACTGAAACAGATTTCTCTATTAATTTTATTTATTGCAAAATATATTCCTCTTAAGCAGTGGGCTTTTGATGATTCTCATAGTCCCGAATACCAAAAATTCAAGGTTGATAAACTTCCAAAGATATTTATTACTGAAAAAATAGATTATCAGTTTCTTCTTGCGTATTATCAACACAAATATGGCATAATTGTCGGACCTGTAAAGCGTAGATCCCAAGCTTTTTTCTCAGAAACTATTGTTTGTCCCCGCTGTGGTGCTCCTCATCAGTATCTTTATAAAAATAACGGTTCAAAAGGTCAGTTTTATTGCAAAGTTTGTGATGAGCGTTTCAACGAAACTAATATCTATAATCGTCCGTTGGCTTTACGCTGCCCCTATTGCGGGCATATCCTTGTTGCCAAGAAAGACCGGAAACATTTTCGCATTCACAAATGTACAAATACCAAGTGCTCCTACTATCAACGGAATCTTTCCAAGTTGCCCAAAGACTTAAAAGCTGCTGATAAGAATAAATACAAGCTCCATTATCTCTATCGTGAATTCACTATAGATTTCTTTAAGATGGACTTACATGAGCTCCCCAAATCTGCTATTAACTTTAGTTTCAAAAAGTTCAATCCGCACATCATGGGATTGTGCCTTACTTATCATGTCAATCTTAAGTTATCTACCAGACAGACTTCTCACGCTTTAAAAGAAATTCACGGTATTGATATCTCCCATACTATGGTAGCCAACTATGCTATGACGGCTGCAGCTGTCATCAAACCCTTTACAGATACCTTTGACTACAAACCTTCCACAATTCTTTCTGCAGATGAAACCTATATAAAAGTTAAGGGTATCAAGCACTACGTATGGATTATCATGGATGCTTGCAAAAAATCTATACTTGGATATCAGGTTTCTGATAACCGTGCTGTAGGTCCATGTATTCTTGCAATGCGTATGGCTTTTGAAAAGTTCAAAACCTTTCCGGGAAAAGCTTTAAAATTTATTGCAGATGGATACAGTGCTTATCCCCTTGCCAGCCAGCAATGTAATCTCCAAAGCAACTGGGATTTTGATGTTACCCAAGTTATTGGTCTTACTAATGATGATGCCGTATCAACAGAATTCCGATGGGTTAAACAAGTTGTTGAACGTTTAAACCGTACATTCAAATACTCCTACCGTGTCACATGTGGTTATGGATGTGAAAATGGTGCTCTTTATGGCGTATCACTCTGGGTTGCTTATTACAACTTTCTACGTCCTCATCCGTATAATTACTGGAAACCACTCAACGAGTTGGATGCCTTTAAAGATGCCGGGAACATGCCTGCCAAGTGGCAAGTCCTTATTTACCTTGGTCAAAAAACCATTTTAGAAATGCAGAAATCTCAGGTTGATTAA